The following coding sequences are from one Verrucomicrobiia bacterium window:
- the lepA gene encoding translation elongation factor 4 — MERTRNFCIIAHIDHGKSTLADRMLEVTKTVESRDMKDQMLDQMDLERERGITIKLQPVRMQHTVDGTDYIINLIDTPGHVDFSYEVSRSLAAVEGAVLLVDASQGVQAQTLTTLYQAIEQDLTIIPVINKIDLPHAEPERRAEELMNLIGCKREDILFASGKTGMGVKEILDTVVAQVPAPQGNPNAPLRALVFDCTFDPYRGVVAYLRVVDGSLDDRQLAHLIQGNTDTETLEVGYFFPKRLEQPNLKCGDIGYIITGLKEVSEIGIGETVTISGRNTIGSAGPKDAPEALPGYRVVTPMVFASLYPTDSDDYGKLRDSIAKYKLNDSALSYVAEHSPALGFGFRCGFLGMLHLEIVTERLSREFGSETITTVPSVAYEIVGTNGKVTEVHSPAELPDPTFYSEIREPWVKLEVVSPQSYMGNIMELSSKHRGTYLGTHYLDADRVVLSYEIPLVEIVVTYYDELKSVSSGYASMSYEILGFRAGKLTKLDLMVGGDVVDPLATIVPTDQAEIHGRRLCERLKDLIPRQNFDIAIQAAISGRIVARETIKAYRKDVTGYLYGGDVTRKMKLLNKQKEGKKRMKKFGKVEIPGNVFVDLLKR; from the coding sequence ATGGAGCGGACCCGCAATTTTTGTATTATCGCGCATATTGACCACGGTAAGTCGACACTGGCTGACCGTATGCTTGAGGTAACCAAAACGGTGGAGTCCCGGGACATGAAGGACCAGATGCTAGACCAAATGGACCTGGAGCGTGAGCGCGGTATTACCATTAAGCTGCAGCCTGTCCGCATGCAGCACACGGTAGATGGCACCGACTACATCATCAACCTTATCGATACGCCTGGACACGTGGACTTCTCCTATGAGGTTTCCCGCTCCTTGGCAGCCGTAGAGGGCGCCGTGCTTCTGGTAGATGCATCCCAAGGCGTGCAAGCCCAAACACTCACCACACTCTACCAAGCGATTGAACAAGACCTGACCATCATTCCTGTTATCAACAAGATTGACCTTCCCCACGCAGAACCGGAACGGCGTGCCGAGGAACTCATGAATCTTATTGGTTGCAAGCGTGAAGATATTCTCTTTGCCTCCGGCAAAACTGGTATGGGCGTAAAGGAGATCTTGGATACGGTAGTAGCGCAAGTGCCTGCCCCGCAAGGGAATCCCAACGCCCCGCTTCGCGCCCTGGTGTTTGACTGTACGTTCGACCCCTACCGCGGCGTAGTGGCTTACTTGCGTGTCGTGGACGGCTCACTTGATGACCGGCAATTGGCCCACCTCATCCAAGGGAATACTGATACTGAAACCTTGGAAGTAGGGTATTTCTTCCCTAAACGCCTTGAACAGCCCAACCTGAAGTGTGGTGACATTGGCTACATCATTACCGGCCTTAAGGAGGTAAGTGAAATTGGTATTGGTGAAACGGTCACCATTTCTGGGCGCAATACCATTGGTTCCGCCGGGCCAAAGGACGCACCTGAGGCGCTGCCTGGCTACCGCGTAGTCACCCCTATGGTTTTTGCCTCGCTGTACCCTACAGACAGTGACGATTACGGAAAGCTGCGCGATTCCATTGCTAAGTACAAACTGAACGATTCCGCACTTTCCTATGTAGCAGAGCATTCACCTGCCCTAGGCTTTGGTTTTCGCTGTGGCTTTTTAGGGATGCTGCACTTGGAAATTGTTACCGAGCGCCTTTCGCGCGAGTTTGGCTCCGAGACCATCACCACCGTACCTTCCGTGGCGTATGAAATTGTAGGAACAAATGGGAAAGTGACAGAGGTGCATAGTCCCGCGGAACTTCCCGACCCTACCTTTTACAGCGAGATTCGTGAGCCATGGGTAAAGCTTGAGGTTGTGAGCCCACAAAGTTACATGGGTAATATTATGGAACTCAGCTCTAAGCACCGTGGAACCTACCTTGGGACGCACTACTTGGATGCAGACCGCGTAGTACTCTCCTATGAAATTCCCTTGGTAGAGATTGTAGTAACCTACTACGACGAGCTGAAAAGCGTCAGCTCCGGCTACGCTTCCATGAGCTATGAAATCCTCGGTTTCCGTGCTGGTAAACTTACCAAACTCGACCTTATGGTAGGTGGGGATGTGGTAGACCCGCTAGCCACTATTGTCCCGACTGACCAAGCAGAAATTCATGGCCGGAGGCTCTGTGAGCGCCTCAAAGACCTCATCCCACGCCAAAACTTTGACATTGCCATCCAAGCCGCAATCAGCGGACGGATTGTGGCCCGTGAGACTATCAAGGCTTACCGCAAGGACGTGACAGGCTATCTGTACGGTGGTGACGTGACACGCAAAATGAAACTCCTCAACAAGCAAAAAGAGGGTAAGAAGCGGATGAAGAAATTTGGGAAAGTGGAGATTCCAGGTAACGTTTTCGTCGACTTGCTAAAGCGGTAA
- a CDS encoding HAMP domain-containing sensor histidine kinase, whose protein sequence is MNEPILPALDAHTDQKTEFFMAASHQLKSPVAVVQWCLNSITEKQDIDPETRKLAERALVQADAMSQLLGDMLRVFRIIHKGHGVETLVPINMNHLLEGVLKQYELIALQQQVKIQVGPMEQLPLVLGNETYLQQAVINILDNAIKYSTAGSSVELSAYAKGGMIEITIADHGIGIPEAEQSRLFTEFFRGELAKDKTANGTGLGLVLVKHILEGMGGGISYTSVPGRGTTFLLRIPTAAA, encoded by the coding sequence ATGAACGAGCCTATCCTCCCAGCACTTGATGCGCACACAGACCAGAAGACCGAGTTTTTCATGGCCGCTTCGCACCAGCTCAAGTCGCCGGTAGCGGTGGTCCAGTGGTGCCTTAACTCCATTACGGAAAAGCAGGATATAGACCCTGAAACGCGTAAGTTGGCGGAACGTGCCTTGGTCCAGGCTGACGCGATGAGTCAGCTTTTGGGTGACATGCTGCGCGTGTTCCGCATCATCCACAAAGGGCATGGGGTAGAGACGCTGGTTCCCATCAATATGAACCACCTTCTTGAGGGCGTATTGAAGCAGTATGAGCTTATTGCACTCCAGCAACAGGTTAAAATACAGGTGGGGCCCATGGAGCAGTTGCCATTGGTTTTGGGTAACGAAACCTACCTTCAGCAGGCTGTTATCAATATCCTTGATAATGCCATTAAGTATTCCACGGCCGGAAGTTCAGTGGAGTTGTCAGCGTATGCCAAGGGCGGGATGATTGAGATTACCATTGCGGATCATGGCATTGGTATTCCAGAAGCAGAACAGAGCCGCCTGTTTACAGAGTTCTTCCGGGGTGAGTTAGCCAAGGACAAGACGGCAAACGGCACGGGGTTGGGGCTGGTGCTCGTCAAACATATCTTAGAGGGGATGGGTGGCGGAATCTCGTACACTAGCGTTCCCGGCAGGGGGACAACCTTCCTTCTCCGGATTCCCACCGCAGCGGCATAA